One genomic window of Aptenodytes patagonicus chromosome 3, bAptPat1.pri.cur, whole genome shotgun sequence includes the following:
- the IYD gene encoding iodotyrosine deiodinase 1, with translation MALFSSLTPVFIAIICVLIGVILKKTNGEKEKCETKSKPLSHPWVDEDLKDGTDHHLEEEEVDEEWQGLEENVAHVPLFMERYPEAEMIKRSQMFYDFLNKRRSVRFLSDEPVPREVIDNVIRTAGTSPSGAHTEPWTFVVVQDPDLKHKIREIVEEEEEINYKKRMGDRWVNDLKRLRTNWIKEYLDTAPYLILIFKQVYGWLPNGKKKTHYYNEISVSIACGILLAALQNVGLCTVTSTPLNCGPQLRVLLQRPANEKLLLLLPVGYPKKDATVPALTRKPLEDIMVVM, from the exons ATGGCACTCTTTTCTTCCCTAACCCCAGTCTTTATAGCCATTATATGTGTTTTGATTGGGGTAATACTGAAGAAGACTAAcggagagaaggaaaaatgtgaGACTAAAAGCAAGCCTCTATCTCACCCATGGGTGGATGAAGATTTAAAAGATGGCACTGACCACCACTTAGAGGAAGAAG AGGTTGATGAAGAGTGGCAAGGACTTGAGGAAAATGTTGCCCATGTCCCCTTGTTCATGGAGCGCTACCCTGAGGCCGAAATGATTAAAAGGTCACAGATGTTTTACGACTTTCTTAATAAGAGGCGGTCTGTCAGGTTTCTCAGTGATGAGCCGGTCCCCAGAGAGGTTATCGATAATGTCATCAGAACAGCAG GTACTTCACCCAGTGGAGCACACACTGAGCCCTGGACCTTTGTGGTAGTTCAAGATCCAGATTTAAAACATAAGATTCGTGAGAttgtagaagaagaagaagaaatcaactACAAAAAAAGGATGGGAGACAGATGGGTTAATGACCTGAAAAGATTGAG AACAAACTGGATCAAAGAGTACTTGGACACTGCTCCTTATCTGATCCTCATTTTCAAGCAGGTATACGGGTGGCTTCCAAATGGCAAAAAGAAGACCCACTACTACAATGAAATCAGTGTTTCTATTGCCTGTGGTATCCTGCTTGCTGCACTGCAG AACGTGGGTCTGTGCACTGTGACCTCCACACCCCTCAACTGCGGCCCTCAACTCCGGGTGCTGCTCCAGCGCCCAGCAAATGAGAAGCTACTCTTGCTGCTCCCCGTTGGCTATCCCAAGAAAGATGCTACTGTGCCTGCGCTGACACGGAAGCCTCTGGAAGACATCATGGTGGTCATGTGA